In Mycetocola zhujimingii, one DNA window encodes the following:
- a CDS encoding DivIVA domain-containing protein, with the protein MALTPEDVVNKQFQQTKFREGYDQDEVDDFLDDVVVELRRLIQENQELQAKLDAAGSDSGERPAQVAAAAPVPAAAPVAQAAPAQDDSESSSSLLQLARRLHDEHVREGAEKRDALIAEGHATAARVVAEAEAKQRAQMNILNEERATLEKKIDGLREFEREYRQKLRGYIESQLKELDTDGGPSAQGTGSGFASSAEKSNA; encoded by the coding sequence ATGGCGCTAACTCCGGAAGATGTTGTCAACAAGCAGTTCCAGCAGACCAAGTTCCGCGAGGGCTACGACCAGGATGAGGTCGATGACTTCCTCGATGATGTCGTCGTCGAATTGCGACGTCTGATTCAGGAGAACCAGGAACTCCAGGCCAAGCTCGACGCCGCTGGTTCCGATTCTGGCGAACGCCCTGCCCAGGTCGCTGCAGCGGCTCCGGTTCCTGCAGCCGCGCCCGTCGCGCAGGCCGCACCGGCACAGGATGACTCAGAGTCCTCCTCGAGCCTGCTCCAGCTCGCACGTCGTCTTCACGACGAGCACGTCCGTGAGGGTGCTGAGAAGCGCGACGCTCTCATCGCCGAAGGACACGCGACAGCCGCTCGCGTCGTCGCAGAGGCCGAAGCCAAGCAGCGTGCGCAGATGAACATCCTCAACGAGGAGCGCGCAACGCTCGAGAAGAAGATCGACGGGCTCCGCGAGTTCGAGCGCGAGTACCGTCAGAAGCTCCGCGGTTACATCGAGAGCCAGCTCAAGGAACTCGACACCGACGGTGGGCCGAGCGCACAGGGAACCGGTTCCGGTTTCGCGTCAAGCGCCGAGAAGTCCAACGCCTAA
- the lspA gene encoding signal peptidase II, with the protein MPKTQAGSPSVRALVVLAVIAGTALALDQFTKYLVVSNLPLGERVSVLGEFLYFQFVKNPGAAFSLAAGSTWIFSILATAVTIAILVFARKIRSIGWAVVFGLLLGGVLGNLSDRFFREPSFGLGHVIDFISTPWMMPAIYNVADICIVSSMGLFVILTLRGVNLDGTRTVAVKDDAGAVPTDEKNGSSDETTRAAQTPVSGPNHTAA; encoded by the coding sequence TTGCCGAAAACACAAGCTGGTTCTCCCAGTGTTCGAGCGCTCGTCGTTCTCGCGGTCATCGCGGGAACGGCGCTCGCGCTCGATCAGTTCACCAAATACCTCGTCGTTTCGAACCTGCCGCTCGGTGAGCGGGTCAGCGTTCTCGGCGAGTTTCTGTACTTTCAGTTCGTCAAGAATCCCGGTGCCGCGTTTTCGCTCGCAGCTGGCAGCACCTGGATCTTCTCTATCCTCGCCACAGCGGTCACCATCGCGATCCTGGTCTTCGCGAGGAAGATTCGCTCGATCGGCTGGGCCGTAGTTTTCGGGTTGCTCCTTGGCGGGGTCCTCGGCAACCTCAGTGACCGGTTCTTCCGTGAGCCGTCTTTTGGCCTCGGCCACGTCATTGACTTCATCTCAACGCCGTGGATGATGCCCGCGATCTATAACGTCGCCGATATCTGCATCGTCTCGAGCATGGGACTCTTCGTCATCCTCACCCTCCGGGGCGTCAACCTCGATGGAACCCGCACTGTCGCCGTCAAGGACGACGCGGGTGCCGTACCGACGGACGAGAAGAACGGTTCGTCCGACGAAACCACGCGCGCCGCCCAGACCCCGGTTTCCGGGCCGAACCATACGGCAGCCTGA
- a CDS encoding RluA family pseudouridine synthase, with amino-acid sequence MESRSLPIPDGLDGSRVDAGLAKVLGFSRSFAAEVAEAGGVMIDGRTVDKSDRLRAGSWLEVSWAPRQEPVVVPQIVSDLSVVYDDDDIIVVDKPTGVAAHPSVGWTGPTVLGALAGAGYSVSTSGATERAGIVHRLDVGTTGLMVVAKSERAYTALKRAFHDREVEKVYHAVVQGHPDPLAGTIDAPIGRHPRHDWKFAITAEGKPSVTHYETLEAFPSASLLEVHLESGRTHQIRVHMAAQRHPCVGDPLYGADPTISARLGLTRQWLHARQLSFTHPGSGEWVTFTSDYPADLQHALDVLRED; translated from the coding sequence ATGGAGAGCCGCAGCCTTCCCATCCCTGATGGCCTTGACGGTTCCCGTGTCGACGCCGGCCTTGCCAAAGTTCTCGGTTTCTCGCGAAGCTTTGCCGCCGAGGTCGCCGAAGCCGGTGGCGTGATGATCGACGGGCGCACCGTCGACAAGTCGGACCGCCTCCGCGCCGGAAGCTGGCTTGAGGTGTCATGGGCTCCCCGGCAGGAGCCTGTCGTCGTCCCACAGATCGTGTCCGATCTGAGCGTCGTGTACGACGATGACGACATCATCGTGGTCGACAAGCCGACCGGCGTTGCCGCCCACCCCTCGGTGGGCTGGACCGGTCCGACGGTTCTCGGCGCCCTCGCCGGCGCTGGGTATTCCGTGTCGACCTCCGGTGCAACCGAGCGCGCAGGCATCGTCCACCGACTGGATGTCGGTACGACGGGACTCATGGTCGTTGCGAAGAGTGAGCGCGCGTACACGGCGCTCAAGCGTGCCTTCCACGACCGTGAGGTCGAGAAGGTCTACCACGCTGTCGTACAGGGGCACCCAGACCCGCTCGCCGGCACCATTGACGCACCCATCGGGCGGCACCCCAGGCACGACTGGAAGTTCGCGATCACCGCAGAGGGCAAGCCGTCTGTGACGCACTACGAGACTCTCGAAGCTTTTCCGAGCGCTTCGCTGCTCGAGGTGCACCTGGAATCCGGCCGCACACACCAGATTCGGGTGCACATGGCCGCCCAGCGGCATCCGTGCGTCGGGGATCCTCTCTACGGCGCAGATCCCACCATTTCCGCGCGACTCGGGCTCACACGACAGTGGCTGCACGCCCGCCAGCTGTCGTTCACACATCCGGGGTCGGGGGAGTGGGTCACCTTTACTTCCGACTACCCGGCGGACCTCCAGCACGCACTCGATGTCCTCCGCGAGGATTAG
- the dnaE gene encoding DNA polymerase III subunit alpha, with translation MTSSDDSFVHLHVHSEYSMLDGAARVKPLIDAAIAEKMPAVAVTDHGNMFGSFDFWRTATAAGIKPIIGTEAYVTPGTHRSDKTRVRWGSSTQGRDDVSGSGAYTHMTLLSETTEGMHNLFRMSSLASIEGYYFKPRMDRELLSTYAKGVIGTTGCAGGEIQTRLRLGQYDEAKKAAAEFQDIFGKDNFFCEVMDHGIDVERRTMSDLFKLAKELDLPLLATNDLHYTHAHDAKAHAALLCVQSGSTLDDPNRFKFDADEFYLKSAEQMRQLFRDHPEACDNTLAIAERCNVEFNTSASYMPRFPVPAGETEETWFLKEVERGLHVRYPNGIPDDVRARANYEAGVIVQMGFPGYFLVVSDFIKWSKENGIRVGPGRGSGAGSMVAYAMKITDLDPLVHGLIFERFLNPDRVSMPDFDVDFDDRRRGEVIHYVTEKYGDERVAQIVTYGTIKAKQALKDSSRVLGFPFGMGDKLTKAMPPPVMGKDVPLTGIFDKTHPRYKETVDLRTIVETDAEARTVFDTALGIENLKRQWGVHAAGVIMSSDPLIDIIPIMKREQDGQIVTQFDYPACESLGLIKMDFLGLRNLTIVSDALDNIESNRGHRIELEELALDDPGAYELLARGDTLGVFQLDGGPMRSLLRSMKPDNFEDISAVIALYRPGPMGADSHTNYALRKNGLQAITPIHPELEEPLQEILGGTYGLIIYQEQVMSVAQKLAGFSLGQADILRRAMGKKKKSELDKQFEGFSGGMHERGYSDAAIKAVWDILLPFSDYAFNKAHSAAYGVVSYWTAYLKAHYPAEYMAALLTSVGDARDKLAIYLNECRRMGIQVLPPDVNQSIGFFAAVGEDIRFGLGAVRNVGFNVVEAIRATREREGEFTSFHDFLRKVPLQVANKRTMESLIKAGAFDSLGATRRGLIEIHEDAVESAVSLKRNEANGQVDLFGGIFELDATAEAVPDRPEWSKKDKLAFERDMLGLYVSDHPLAGLELELAKHATTTITDLLTSDHTEDGDTVTIAGLTTSVQHRVAKTSGNQYGMIQVEDFGGEITVMFMGKAYQEFAPTLVNDSVVVVRGRVSMRDDGMNLHAYSIFSPEIGQGGSSGPLTLTMPDSRATTELVTQLGGILTRHSGDAEVRLKLVRGDIARLFEIPYPVKVTPDLFGELKSLLGPNCLG, from the coding sequence TTGACCTCATCAGACGACTCGTTCGTTCACCTGCATGTCCACAGCGAGTACTCGATGCTCGACGGCGCCGCGCGCGTCAAACCACTGATCGACGCCGCCATCGCCGAAAAGATGCCGGCCGTCGCCGTCACCGACCACGGCAACATGTTCGGTTCGTTCGACTTCTGGCGTACCGCAACGGCGGCCGGAATCAAACCCATCATCGGCACCGAGGCGTATGTCACGCCCGGTACCCACCGCAGTGACAAGACCCGCGTGCGCTGGGGCTCGAGCACCCAGGGCCGCGACGACGTCTCCGGTAGTGGTGCGTACACGCACATGACCCTCCTCAGCGAGACCACAGAGGGCATGCACAACCTGTTCCGGATGTCGTCGCTCGCGTCGATCGAGGGCTACTACTTCAAACCGCGCATGGACCGCGAACTGCTCTCCACCTATGCGAAGGGCGTCATCGGAACGACCGGCTGCGCCGGTGGCGAGATCCAGACGCGGCTCCGTCTCGGGCAGTACGACGAGGCGAAGAAAGCCGCAGCGGAGTTCCAGGACATTTTTGGCAAAGACAACTTCTTCTGCGAGGTGATGGACCACGGCATCGACGTCGAGCGACGCACGATGAGTGACCTGTTCAAGCTCGCCAAGGAACTCGACCTGCCGCTGCTCGCCACCAACGACCTGCACTACACCCACGCGCACGACGCCAAGGCACACGCGGCGCTGCTCTGTGTCCAGTCCGGATCCACCCTCGACGACCCCAACCGGTTCAAGTTCGACGCGGACGAGTTCTATCTCAAGTCGGCGGAGCAGATGCGCCAGCTGTTCAGGGATCACCCGGAGGCCTGCGACAACACGCTCGCCATCGCCGAGCGCTGCAACGTCGAGTTCAACACCAGCGCGAGCTACATGCCCCGGTTCCCGGTGCCCGCCGGCGAGACCGAGGAGACCTGGTTCCTCAAGGAGGTCGAGCGCGGCCTCCACGTTCGCTACCCGAACGGCATCCCCGACGACGTTCGCGCCCGCGCCAACTACGAAGCCGGCGTCATCGTGCAGATGGGCTTCCCCGGCTACTTCCTGGTGGTCTCCGACTTCATCAAGTGGTCAAAGGAAAACGGCATCCGCGTCGGACCAGGACGAGGTTCAGGCGCCGGTTCGATGGTGGCGTACGCGATGAAGATCACCGACCTCGACCCGCTCGTGCACGGACTCATTTTCGAGCGGTTCCTCAACCCCGACCGCGTCTCCATGCCCGACTTCGACGTCGACTTCGACGACCGGCGCCGCGGCGAGGTCATCCACTATGTCACCGAGAAGTACGGCGACGAGCGCGTGGCACAGATCGTCACCTACGGAACGATCAAGGCCAAGCAGGCGCTCAAGGACTCCTCGCGCGTCCTCGGCTTCCCGTTCGGCATGGGCGACAAGCTCACCAAGGCGATGCCACCACCCGTCATGGGCAAGGACGTACCGCTCACCGGGATCTTCGACAAGACCCACCCGCGGTACAAGGAAACGGTCGACCTCCGCACCATCGTCGAGACGGATGCCGAGGCGAGGACCGTCTTCGACACAGCGCTCGGGATCGAGAACCTCAAGCGCCAGTGGGGCGTCCACGCTGCAGGCGTGATCATGTCGAGCGACCCGCTCATCGACATCATCCCGATCATGAAGCGCGAGCAGGACGGCCAGATCGTCACGCAGTTCGACTACCCGGCCTGTGAGTCGCTCGGACTGATCAAGATGGACTTCCTCGGGTTGCGCAACCTCACCATCGTGAGTGACGCGCTCGACAACATCGAGTCCAACCGCGGGCACCGGATTGAACTCGAGGAGCTCGCGCTCGACGATCCCGGCGCCTATGAGTTGCTTGCCCGTGGCGACACCCTCGGCGTTTTCCAGCTTGACGGTGGGCCGATGCGGAGCCTCCTCCGGTCGATGAAGCCCGACAACTTCGAAGACATCTCGGCGGTCATCGCGCTCTACCGACCGGGCCCCATGGGTGCGGACTCGCACACCAATTACGCACTGCGTAAAAATGGCCTGCAGGCGATTACGCCCATCCACCCGGAGCTCGAGGAGCCGCTCCAGGAGATCCTCGGTGGAACCTACGGCCTCATCATCTACCAGGAGCAGGTGATGAGTGTCGCGCAGAAGCTCGCGGGCTTCTCGCTCGGCCAGGCAGATATTCTTCGACGCGCCATGGGCAAGAAGAAGAAATCCGAGCTCGACAAGCAGTTCGAGGGATTCTCCGGCGGTATGCACGAGCGCGGATACTCGGATGCCGCGATCAAGGCCGTGTGGGACATCCTGCTCCCGTTCTCCGACTACGCGTTCAACAAGGCGCACTCCGCCGCATACGGCGTCGTGTCCTACTGGACGGCGTACCTCAAGGCGCACTACCCGGCCGAGTACATGGCCGCACTGCTCACGAGCGTCGGCGATGCCCGTGACAAACTCGCCATCTACCTCAACGAGTGCAGGCGGATGGGTATCCAGGTGCTCCCGCCGGACGTCAACCAGTCGATCGGCTTCTTCGCAGCCGTTGGTGAAGACATCCGCTTCGGCCTCGGCGCCGTGCGCAACGTCGGTTTCAATGTGGTCGAGGCGATTCGGGCGACCCGTGAGCGTGAGGGCGAGTTCACCTCCTTCCACGACTTCCTGCGCAAGGTTCCACTCCAGGTCGCCAACAAGCGCACCATGGAGTCGTTGATCAAGGCCGGCGCGTTCGACTCTCTCGGCGCTACGAGGCGCGGGCTCATCGAAATCCACGAGGATGCCGTCGAGAGTGCCGTGAGCCTCAAGCGCAACGAGGCAAACGGGCAGGTCGATCTCTTCGGCGGGATCTTCGAACTTGATGCGACCGCTGAGGCGGTTCCGGACCGACCGGAATGGTCGAAGAAAGACAAGCTCGCCTTCGAGCGCGACATGCTCGGCCTGTACGTTTCGGATCACCCGCTCGCCGGTCTTGAGCTCGAACTGGCCAAGCACGCGACCACCACGATCACCGACCTGCTGACGTCGGATCACACGGAGGATGGCGACACGGTCACCATCGCCGGGCTCACCACAAGCGTGCAGCACCGGGTGGCGAAGACCTCCGGCAACCAGTACGGCATGATCCAGGTCGAGGACTTCGGCGGCGAAATCACCGTGATGTTCATGGGGAAGGCCTATCAGGAGTTCGCTCCCACCCTGGTGAACGACTCGGTCGTCGTGGTCAGGGGACGCGTCAGCATGCGTGATGACGGCATGAACCTGCACGCATACAGCATTTTCTCGCCGGAGATCGGGCAGGGTGGCTCTTCCGGGCCGCTCACGCTGACGATGCCCGATTCGCGGGCGACGACCGAACTCGTCACCCAGCTCGGCGGCATCCTGACCCGGCACTCGGGTGACGCGGAGGTGCGGCTGAAGCTGGTCCGCGGCGACATCGCCCGACTCTTTGAAATCCCGTACCCAGTCAAAGTGACGCCGGATCTCTTCGGCGAGCTGAAGTCGTTGCTCGGCCCGAATTGCCTCGGCTAG
- a CDS encoding flavin reductase family protein, whose translation MQQDLEAFKSAFRRHAAGVAAITARDALGKPVGFTATSLASLSAVPPLATFNLARSASSWPAIADTDRVVIHMLGARNRSLAQIMAGDNASRFVGEHWHEGEHGLPILDNVTTWMIGRVIERFTVHNSAIVVVQIESGEVGADDAPLLYHERQYLRPGEVA comes from the coding sequence ATGCAGCAGGATCTCGAAGCCTTCAAATCGGCGTTCCGTCGGCACGCTGCCGGCGTCGCAGCGATCACGGCAAGGGACGCTCTGGGGAAACCTGTGGGCTTCACCGCGACCTCACTCGCATCGTTGAGCGCCGTGCCCCCGCTCGCGACATTCAACCTGGCACGCAGTGCGAGCAGCTGGCCGGCGATCGCCGACACCGACAGGGTCGTGATTCACATGCTCGGCGCACGCAACAGGTCGCTCGCCCAAATCATGGCCGGAGACAACGCGTCGAGATTCGTCGGTGAGCACTGGCACGAGGGAGAGCACGGGCTTCCCATTCTCGACAACGTCACGACGTGGATGATCGGCCGGGTTATCGAACGGTTCACGGTCCACAACAGCGCGATTGTCGTCGTACAGATCGAGAGCGGCGAGGTCGGCGCGGATGACGCTCCCCTGCTCTACCACGAACGCCAGTATTTGCGCCCGGGTGAGGTCGCCTAA
- the hisD gene encoding histidinol dehydrogenase, with protein sequence MIKTKIQTIDLRGIQPTRAELLQRIPRPIVNIAVASEAAERLISEVRLEGESALKRHAEAFDGVRDASIAVDASEITAAMNGLDPAVRAALDASIERVRAASTAQLPVPTTTSFGPGAQVHQRWQPVERVGLYVPGGKAPLASSVVMNVVPAQVAGVPSIALASPAQKEFGGRVHPTILAAAGLLGIDEVYAMGGASAIGALAHGVPSLGLLPVDVVTGPGNIYVAAAKRLVRGVVGIDSEAGTTEILIIADGAANPRFVAADLISQAEHDEAAASVLVTDSAEFAELVARELDELAAVTANSARVTEALGGQQSAIVLVDDMHAAARFSNAYGPEHLEIQTADNEAVLSLISTAGAIFLGPFSPVSLGDYLAGSNHVLPTGGQARFSSGLGAYTFLRPQQVVEYGEAALGDVAENVVALSGAEELPAHGEAVTVRFS encoded by the coding sequence ATGATCAAGACGAAAATTCAGACCATCGACCTGCGCGGTATTCAGCCTACCCGCGCCGAACTGCTGCAGCGGATCCCGCGTCCGATCGTCAACATTGCCGTCGCGAGCGAAGCTGCTGAGCGGTTGATCAGTGAGGTTCGCCTCGAAGGCGAAAGCGCGCTGAAGCGCCACGCTGAAGCATTTGATGGCGTTCGCGACGCCTCAATCGCCGTCGATGCTTCCGAAATCACCGCGGCGATGAACGGACTTGATCCCGCTGTTCGCGCAGCACTCGACGCATCGATCGAGCGCGTGCGAGCGGCAAGCACTGCACAGCTCCCGGTGCCCACGACAACGAGTTTCGGGCCGGGAGCGCAGGTTCACCAGCGCTGGCAGCCGGTTGAGCGCGTCGGGCTGTACGTACCAGGCGGCAAGGCGCCCCTGGCCTCGAGCGTCGTCATGAACGTGGTTCCCGCCCAGGTGGCCGGCGTCCCCTCCATCGCACTCGCCTCTCCAGCCCAGAAGGAATTTGGTGGGCGCGTACACCCGACAATCCTCGCCGCTGCCGGTCTTCTCGGCATTGACGAGGTGTACGCGATGGGCGGCGCGAGCGCTATCGGCGCGCTTGCCCACGGCGTCCCATCGCTCGGCTTGCTCCCCGTCGATGTCGTCACCGGCCCTGGAAACATTTACGTCGCGGCAGCGAAGCGCCTGGTGCGCGGGGTCGTCGGTATCGACTCCGAAGCGGGGACAACAGAGATCCTGATAATCGCGGATGGGGCTGCGAACCCGCGATTCGTCGCGGCCGACCTGATCAGCCAGGCCGAGCACGACGAGGCCGCTGCGTCGGTCCTCGTCACCGACTCTGCCGAGTTTGCGGAGCTGGTTGCGCGCGAACTGGATGAGCTCGCCGCTGTCACAGCGAACTCTGCCCGCGTGACCGAGGCGCTCGGCGGCCAGCAGTCGGCGATCGTCCTCGTCGACGATATGCACGCCGCAGCACGGTTCAGCAACGCGTACGGGCCAGAGCACCTCGAAATCCAAACTGCGGACAACGAGGCTGTGCTCTCACTCATCTCCACGGCTGGCGCGATCTTCCTCGGTCCGTTCTCTCCCGTCAGCCTCGGCGACTATCTCGCCGGGTCAAACCACGTCCTTCCGACCGGGGGACAGGCCCGTTTCTCGTCCGGACTCGGCGCGTACACCTTCCTTCGCCCCCAGCAGGTGGTCGAGTACGGAGAGGCGGCGCTCGGCGACGTGGCTGAGAATGTGGTCGCGCTCAGCGGAGCTGAGGAGCTCCCCGCTCACGGCGAAGCAGTCACCGTTCGATTCTCATAG
- the nrdR gene encoding transcriptional regulator NrdR yields the protein MFCPFCRHPDSRVIDSRTSDDGLSIRRRRQCPECGRRFSTTETASLNVIKRSGVVEPFSRDKVVSGVRKACQGRPVTDSDLAVLAQKVEESIRQTGTSQIDANEIGLAILTPLRELDEVAYLRFASVYQGFDSLEDFDAAIALLRVEHASDTADDARDAVER from the coding sequence ATGTTCTGTCCTTTCTGCCGTCACCCTGACTCCCGCGTCATCGACTCCCGCACGAGCGATGATGGCCTCTCCATCCGGCGGAGACGGCAGTGCCCGGAATGCGGCCGTCGTTTCAGCACAACCGAAACAGCGAGCCTTAACGTCATCAAACGCAGCGGGGTCGTTGAGCCCTTCTCGCGCGACAAGGTGGTCTCGGGAGTGCGCAAGGCGTGCCAGGGACGGCCGGTGACCGACTCTGACCTCGCCGTTCTGGCGCAAAAGGTGGAAGAGTCGATTCGGCAGACCGGAACAAGCCAGATCGATGCCAACGAAATCGGCCTCGCCATTCTCACGCCGCTCCGGGAACTCGACGAGGTCGCCTACCTCCGCTTCGCCAGTGTGTACCAGGGGTTCGACTCGCTCGAGGATTTCGATGCGGCGATCGCGTTGCTCCGCGTTGAGCACGCATCCGACACTGCCGACGACGCTCGCGACGCCGTCGAGCGGTGA
- a CDS encoding quinone-dependent dihydroorotate dehydrogenase, producing the protein MYQFFFRTVLSKLDPEVAHHLAFDAIRFLGNRRVAAALGRTTAPSADLSVSTLGLTFPTPFGVAAGFDKDGEAVLGLGALGFGHVEVGTLTAHSQPGNPKPRLFRLVPDRAVINRMGFNNGGAAEAAERLAHVRRARNRPVLGVNIGKSRVVSVDNAVDDYLTSTRLLAPVADYLVVNVSSPNTPGLRGLQELDRLAPLLAAVKTAAGDTPLLVKIAPDLSDDEVARIAELVVSTGLDGIIATNTTISREGLTTDSAVVEAAGAGGLSGAPLAKRSLEVLRLIRRVVPDSMCVISVGGVFTARDVQERIDAGATLVQGYTAFLYLGPLWARQINRALSALRA; encoded by the coding sequence ATGTATCAGTTCTTCTTCCGTACCGTCCTCTCGAAGCTTGACCCTGAGGTCGCCCACCATCTGGCATTCGACGCGATCCGGTTTCTCGGCAACCGGCGGGTGGCTGCTGCGCTTGGGCGCACGACGGCGCCGAGCGCCGATCTCAGCGTGTCCACGCTCGGACTGACGTTTCCCACACCGTTCGGCGTTGCTGCCGGGTTTGACAAGGACGGTGAGGCAGTCCTCGGGCTCGGTGCACTCGGATTTGGGCACGTCGAGGTCGGGACTCTCACGGCACACTCGCAGCCAGGGAACCCGAAACCGCGCCTGTTCCGACTCGTGCCGGACCGTGCGGTGATCAACCGGATGGGGTTCAACAACGGCGGCGCGGCTGAGGCGGCAGAGCGGCTCGCGCACGTGCGTCGCGCCAGGAACCGCCCGGTCCTCGGGGTGAACATCGGAAAAAGCCGCGTTGTGTCTGTCGACAACGCCGTCGACGACTACCTGACGAGCACCAGGCTTCTTGCTCCGGTCGCGGATTACCTCGTCGTCAACGTCAGCTCTCCGAATACGCCGGGTCTTCGCGGACTTCAGGAGCTCGACAGGCTGGCGCCTCTGCTTGCCGCCGTCAAGACCGCCGCCGGAGACACACCCCTTCTCGTCAAGATCGCTCCAGACCTCAGCGACGACGAGGTGGCCCGGATCGCGGAACTCGTGGTCTCGACCGGCCTCGACGGCATCATTGCGACGAACACCACAATCTCCAGGGAGGGCCTCACGACGGACAGTGCCGTGGTCGAAGCCGCCGGGGCTGGCGGGCTTTCCGGAGCGCCCCTCGCGAAACGTTCGCTCGAGGTGCTCCGTCTGATCAGGCGCGTCGTCCCGGACTCGATGTGCGTGATCTCGGTCGGAGGGGTCTTCACCGCGCGCGACGTCCAGGAGCGCATCGACGCCGGCGCAACCCTCGTCCAGGGCTACACGGCGTTCCTGTACCTCGGACCGTTGTGGGCTCGCCAGATCAACCGGGCTCTTTCCGCGCTTCGGGCCTGA
- a CDS encoding DUF3043 domain-containing protein, with translation MTKHTPRSTAEPIIETPDQTAERIAAAGKGRPTPTRKEREALNKRPLVPGDRKEAKLAARAKLAESREKARIGLAAGDERYLPQRDRGVQKRWVRDYVDARFNIGEFLIPVMFVVIILTFIPSPVVQVYGMLALWAFFLIALIDCFWMGTVIRKKLRAKFGTDNVERGVRWYAGMRALQLRVLRLPKPQVKRGDYPA, from the coding sequence GTGACCAAACACACCCCACGCTCGACAGCCGAGCCCATCATCGAAACCCCCGACCAGACCGCGGAACGTATCGCCGCCGCTGGCAAGGGCAGGCCCACCCCGACGCGCAAGGAGCGGGAAGCCCTCAACAAGCGTCCCCTCGTGCCAGGCGATCGCAAGGAAGCGAAGCTGGCCGCCCGCGCCAAACTCGCGGAGTCCCGCGAGAAGGCCAGAATCGGCCTGGCTGCAGGAGACGAGCGGTACCTCCCGCAGCGGGACCGGGGCGTGCAGAAGCGATGGGTTCGAGACTATGTCGACGCCCGCTTCAACATCGGTGAATTCCTCATTCCCGTGATGTTCGTCGTGATCATCCTCACCTTCATCCCGTCCCCCGTGGTTCAGGTGTACGGAATGCTGGCGCTCTGGGCGTTCTTCCTCATCGCGCTCATCGACTGCTTCTGGATGGGGACCGTCATCCGCAAGAAGCTCCGCGCCAAGTTCGGTACGGACAACGTCGAACGCGGCGTGCGCTGGTACGCCGGGATGCGCGCACTGCAGCTGCGCGTCCTTCGCCTTCCCAAGCCGCAGGTCAAACGCGGTGACTACCCCGCCTGA